A region from the Stigmatella erecta genome encodes:
- a CDS encoding 2-hydroxychromene-2-carboxylate isomerase gives MAKTLEFFFDYASPYSYLASAQVEALAARTGAELRWRPFLLGAVFKATGNQSPVTNPAKARYLLKDLADWARLLGLPDFRMPDSFPTNSLQAGRLGLVAAEQGLIVPFSHAAYRAAFAEGKNLADPAVLTEVARAAGLEPEKVLARIENQEIKDALKRNTEEAIARGAFGAPTFFVGEDMFFGNDRLPLVEQRLRAA, from the coding sequence ATGGCCAAGACGCTCGAGTTCTTTTTCGACTACGCAAGTCCCTATTCCTACCTCGCTTCGGCCCAGGTGGAAGCGCTTGCGGCACGCACCGGGGCGGAGCTGCGCTGGCGCCCCTTCCTGCTCGGGGCGGTCTTCAAGGCCACCGGCAACCAGTCTCCCGTCACCAACCCGGCCAAGGCCCGGTATTTGTTGAAGGATTTGGCGGACTGGGCGCGGCTGCTGGGCCTGCCGGACTTCCGCATGCCGGACTCCTTCCCCACGAACTCGCTCCAGGCCGGCCGCCTGGGGCTGGTGGCGGCGGAGCAGGGGCTCATCGTCCCGTTCAGCCATGCCGCCTACCGGGCCGCCTTCGCCGAGGGCAAGAACCTGGCGGACCCCGCCGTTCTCACGGAGGTGGCGCGTGCCGCTGGGCTGGAGCCAGAGAAGGTGCTGGCCCGCATCGAGAACCAGGAGATCAAGGACGCGCTGAAGCGCAACACCGAGGAGGCGATTGCCCGGGGGGCGTTCGGGGCCCCCACGTTCTTCGTGGGCGAGGACATGTTCTTCGGCAACGACCGCTTGCCCCTGGTGGAGCAGCGGCTGCGAGCGGCGTGA